In one window of Micromonospora cathayae DNA:
- a CDS encoding bifunctional 5,10-methylenetetrahydrofolate dehydrogenase/5,10-methenyltetrahydrofolate cyclohydrolase, with amino-acid sequence MRRRTGTTPCLATVLVGDDPASVTYVRMKRNRCAQAGIDSRHVPLPSSITTDRLVEVIVSLSSDPKVHGILLQHPVGPHLDERAAFEAIAPQKDVDGVTGHSFAAMAFGRPGFVSCTPGGILRLLDEYQVDLTGRHAVVVGRSAILGRPAGMLLLARDATVTYCHSRTVGLSAITRGADVLVAAVGRPGFITGSDVKPGAVVVDAGYHPGGVGDVDVASVRDRAGLITPVPGGVGPMTIAVLLAQTVQAAARQLGVD; translated from the coding sequence CTGCGCCGACGCACCGGCACGACCCCGTGCCTGGCGACCGTGCTGGTCGGCGACGACCCGGCCTCGGTGACGTACGTCCGGATGAAGCGCAACCGTTGCGCGCAGGCCGGGATCGACTCCCGGCACGTGCCCCTGCCGTCGTCCATCACCACGGACCGCCTGGTCGAGGTGATCGTCTCCCTCTCAAGCGACCCCAAGGTGCACGGCATCCTGCTCCAGCACCCGGTCGGGCCGCACCTGGACGAACGCGCCGCCTTCGAGGCCATCGCCCCGCAGAAGGACGTGGACGGGGTGACCGGGCACTCGTTCGCCGCGATGGCGTTCGGGCGGCCCGGCTTCGTGTCCTGTACGCCGGGTGGCATCCTCCGGTTGCTCGACGAGTACCAGGTCGACCTGACCGGCCGGCACGCCGTCGTGGTGGGCCGCAGCGCCATCCTGGGCCGCCCGGCGGGCATGCTGCTGCTCGCCCGGGACGCCACCGTCACCTACTGCCACTCGCGGACGGTCGGCCTGTCGGCGATCACCCGGGGGGCCGACGTCCTGGTCGCGGCGGTCGGCCGCCCGGGATTCATCACCGGCTCGGACGTCAAGCCGGGCGCCGTGGTGGTGGACGCCGGCTACCACCCGGGCGGGGTCGGCGACGTCGACGTCGCGTCGGTCCGCGACCGGGCCGGCCTGATCACGCCGGTACCGGGCGGGGTCGGACCGATGACCATCGCCGTGCTGCTGGCCCAGACGGTACAGGCGGCGGCCCGCCAGCTCGGTGTGGACTGA
- a CDS encoding replicative DNA helicase: MRTEPRAGGQSAAPAQRDGQFDKTPPQDVAAEQCVLGGMLLSKDAIADVVEILKSHDFYRPIHTTIFDTILEIYGRGEPADSITVAAALADSGDLVRVGGAPYLHTLIASVPTAANAAYYARIVAERAVLRRLVEAGTRIVQLGYGTAAGGSRDVDDIVDLAQQAVYDVTEKRVSEDFAVLADMLQPTLDEIEAVGAQGGVMTGVPTGFSDLDRLLNGLHPGQLIIVAGRPGLGKSTASMDFARNAAIRANQAAAIFSLEMSKVEIVMRLLSAEARVPLHVLRSGQLSDDDWTKLARCMGEISEAPLFVDDTPSMNLMEIRAKARRLKQKHDLKMIVVDYLQLMTSPKRTESRQQEVADLSRGLKLLAKEVECPVIAVSQLNRGPEQRTDKRPQLSDLRESGCLTAETRLIRADDNSEVTLGELLASGARDVPVWALDEKLKYTPRTMTHVFPSGRREVFRMTLASGKQIDATANHPFLTFGGWLALGELTAGARIAAPRHIPPPLATRPWPESEIVMLAHLLGDGSFVRRQPIRYASVDELNLQAVTEAAKHFGISAIRDDYAAARVTTLRLPAPYRLARGRRNPIAEWLDTLGLFGLRSHEKFIPQPVFGLPKDQITIFLRHLWATDGSVCVNKSGRGGRIYFGSTSRRMLEDVSRLLLRYGISARLGTVPVARHRPQYTLDISGRDDQLRFLREIGVHGARSTNCANLLGSLERMESNTNVDTVPREVWTRVREVLVERKMSHREFAAAIGTEFCGSTLWKHSPSRSRLAEIAAVLDAADLDLHATNDIFWDEVVSIESIGSHDVYDATVMGTHNFIANGIATHNSIEQDADVVILLHRDDYYDKESPRAGEADFIVAKHRNGPTDTVTVAAQLHLSRFVDMAIV; the protein is encoded by the coding sequence ATGCGAACAGAGCCACGGGCCGGTGGACAGTCGGCCGCTCCGGCACAGCGGGACGGGCAGTTCGACAAGACCCCGCCCCAGGACGTCGCCGCCGAGCAGTGCGTCCTCGGCGGCATGCTGCTGTCCAAGGACGCCATCGCCGACGTCGTGGAGATCCTCAAGTCGCACGACTTCTACCGGCCCATCCACACCACGATCTTCGACACGATCCTGGAGATCTACGGCCGGGGCGAACCCGCCGACTCGATCACCGTCGCGGCAGCCCTGGCCGACTCCGGCGACCTGGTCCGGGTCGGTGGTGCGCCCTACCTGCACACCCTGATCGCCAGCGTGCCCACCGCCGCGAACGCCGCCTACTACGCGCGAATCGTGGCCGAACGGGCCGTGCTCCGGCGGCTGGTCGAGGCCGGCACCCGGATCGTCCAGCTCGGTTACGGTACCGCCGCCGGCGGCAGTCGGGACGTCGACGACATCGTCGACCTGGCCCAGCAGGCCGTCTACGACGTCACCGAGAAGCGGGTCAGCGAGGACTTCGCCGTCCTGGCCGACATGCTCCAGCCCACCCTCGACGAGATCGAGGCGGTGGGCGCGCAGGGCGGCGTGATGACCGGCGTACCGACCGGCTTCTCCGATCTGGACCGGCTCCTCAACGGCCTGCACCCGGGTCAGTTGATCATTGTTGCTGGAAGACCTGGTCTGGGGAAATCCACAGCTAGTATGGATTTCGCCCGAAATGCTGCCATTCGCGCCAATCAGGCCGCTGCCATCTTCTCGCTGGAAATGAGCAAGGTCGAGATCGTCATGCGGCTGCTCTCGGCCGAGGCCCGGGTGCCGCTGCACGTCCTCCGCAGCGGTCAGCTCTCCGACGACGACTGGACCAAGCTGGCCCGCTGCATGGGCGAGATCAGCGAAGCGCCGCTCTTCGTCGACGACACGCCGAGCATGAACCTGATGGAGATCCGGGCCAAGGCGCGACGGCTCAAGCAGAAGCACGACCTCAAGATGATCGTGGTCGACTATCTCCAGCTGATGACCTCGCCGAAACGGACCGAGAGCCGACAGCAGGAGGTCGCGGACCTGTCCCGGGGGCTCAAGCTGCTCGCCAAGGAGGTCGAGTGCCCGGTCATCGCGGTGAGCCAGCTGAACCGTGGCCCCGAGCAACGTACCGACAAGCGACCGCAACTATCTGATCTGCGCGAGTCGGGTTGCCTGACAGCGGAGACGCGGTTGATCCGTGCCGACGACAACTCGGAGGTGACGCTCGGGGAGCTGCTCGCCAGCGGGGCACGGGACGTTCCGGTATGGGCGCTGGACGAGAAGTTGAAGTACACCCCCCGGACGATGACGCATGTCTTCCCGAGTGGGCGTCGGGAGGTCTTCCGGATGACGCTGGCCTCGGGCAAGCAGATCGACGCGACCGCCAACCACCCGTTCCTCACCTTCGGCGGTTGGCTTGCGCTCGGTGAGTTGACCGCCGGCGCCCGGATCGCTGCTCCTCGGCACATTCCGCCACCGTTGGCCACCCGACCGTGGCCGGAGTCCGAGATCGTGATGCTGGCGCATCTGCTCGGGGACGGGTCGTTCGTACGTCGCCAGCCCATCCGGTACGCGAGCGTCGACGAACTGAACCTGCAGGCCGTGACCGAGGCGGCCAAACACTTCGGCATCTCGGCCATCCGCGACGACTACGCGGCCGCTCGCGTGACGACGTTGCGGCTACCGGCGCCGTACCGGCTGGCCAGGGGACGACGGAATCCCATCGCCGAGTGGCTCGACACGCTGGGCCTGTTCGGGCTCCGATCGCATGAGAAGTTCATTCCACAACCGGTGTTCGGACTCCCCAAGGATCAGATCACCATCTTCCTCCGCCATCTCTGGGCAACCGACGGTTCGGTCTGTGTCAACAAGTCGGGTCGCGGGGGGCGGATCTACTTTGGCTCGACGAGTCGCCGCATGCTGGAGGATGTCTCGCGACTGTTGCTGAGGTACGGCATCAGTGCACGGCTCGGAACGGTGCCGGTGGCCCGCCACCGGCCCCAGTACACGCTCGACATCTCGGGACGGGACGACCAGCTCCGGTTCCTGCGGGAAATCGGCGTGCACGGTGCGCGCTCGACCAACTGTGCGAACCTTCTCGGCTCTCTCGAAAGGATGGAGAGCAACACCAACGTCGACACGGTGCCACGGGAAGTGTGGACGCGGGTACGGGAGGTGCTGGTCGAGCGGAAGATGAGTCATCGCGAGTTCGCTGCAGCAATTGGCACCGAGTTCTGCGGCAGTACGCTCTGGAAGCATTCACCCAGCCGTTCCAGACTTGCAGAGATCGCCGCTGTACTGGATGCGGCAGATCTGGACCTGCATGCCACCAACGACATCTTCTGGGACGAGGTCGTCTCGATCGAGTCCATCGGTAGTCATGACGTCTATGACGCGACGGTCATGGGAACCCACAACTTCATCGCCAACGGGATCGCCACGCACAACTCGATCGAGCAGGATGCTGACGTGGTGATCCTTCTGCACCGAGATGATTACTACGACAAGGAGTCACCCCGGGCCGGGGAGGCGGACTTTATTGTTGCCAAGCATCGTAATGGACCGACCGACACGGTGACCGTCGCGGCCCAACTCCACCTTTCCCGATTCGTGGACATGGCGATCGTCTGA